The genomic stretch GCCTGCGGGAATAGGTTTGTGGTGTTGAATTTCTGTTTCCTAGGAGTCAGGCTGTGTCTTGTTTTCTATAGCCTTGGCAGCAGATGTCAGAGTTCAGATAAACTCCACCCATGAGCCATTGTCTCAGTTGCTGTCTGGTACTGCTCCAGTGTCTTGCATTGGAGGATAGACACCTCCTTGTCTGTACCCAAATGCCTTTGCTAACACAGAATACTACTCCTGTGCAAACAGAAGGGGTTTGAGGGAAAGATGGGCTTTAGACTCCTGGTATACAGGCACTGTAGCTCAACTGTTCTGGTACAGTATCAGTCCTTACACAGAATGTGCTGGGAAGTCGTTGTATCTGCTCCTCAGCAGTACTGCTAAGCAGCATCTAACTTGCTTTTCCTGGCTTTGTTCCTGTGGATCTGCCAGTGCAGGCAAACGTTCTCATGGATGCTTGATTGTTGTGTTGCAGGCATCAGCAACAGTTGCCATCCCCAAGGAGCACCACCGTTTTGTCATTGGAAAGAATGGTGAGAAGCTGCAGGACCTGGAGCTCAAAACTGCAACTAAAATCCAGATCCCCCGCCCGGATGACCCCAGCAACCAGATCAAGATCACCGGCACTAAAGAAGGGATTGAGAAGGCTCGACACGAGATCCTGCTTATCTCTGCTGAGCAGGTACTTCAGTACTGTGGTATCTCTCGGTGGCATTAGCTGGACAGCCATTTTGCTTCTCCATGGTATATCAGACGCCTTTAGGCATCGTGGCCATAGTCAGTGGCTTATACTGAGGCTTGTATTGTGCCACTGGCTGCATGAGCACTGCTGCCAGGTTCTGCAGCTTGTGGTTCTCCATTTTGTCCATCTCTGAAGTCAGATAAGCATGTTTCATGTTTAAAGTGAACCCTATTAGATGCCAGCTGAGATAAGACAGAAGATAACAGAGGTGAATATTGTAAATCACCAGCAGCAGTGTTCATAGATTGAAAAGGATGGAAGTCTACAAGCCTGCAAACTGAGAAAAGGTACTTGGGCCAGAGTGTCAAGCAAGACAGCACTAGGAACTTAGCTGTGTCTGGCAGAGACTGCAGTATGGAGGGCAGTTCCCACTGAAGTCTGTTCTGGACTTTTCCAGGATAAGCGTGCTGTGGAGCGGCTGGATGTGGAGAAAGTGTACCATCCCTTCATTGCTGGCCCTTACAACAAGCTGGTGAGCGAGCTCATGCAGGACACAGGGACACGCATCAACATTCCTCCACCCAGCGTCAACAAGACAGAGATAGTCTTCACAGGAGAAAAGGAGCAGCTGGCCCAGGCTGTGGCTCGTGTTAAGAAGATCTATGAGGAGAAGGTATGAATGGTCCATAATGCTTCCCATCTTAACCCCTCCTGCTTGTAGTCCCTCTTTTTGTGCATCCCTCTGCTGCGTCCTCATGTCAGCTGTGGCTCAGCAGCCCTTGTAGTACATGGCCCTGGATCTTACAATTTCCTCACTGAGCAGAGTAGGACTTGGGGTGATAACTACCAAGGAGGTGACAGATTTCTCATTCGTCTACGTGATGGGAATTAGCAGACCACAGAGAGCTCCCCTGGCTCTTGTTCACACAGGTGCTACTAAAGAAGGAAGTGTGAAGTCTACAGTGGCAGCCAGCTGACAGTATCAAAGTTGCTACATAAGTAGAAGCTGCTGAAGAGTGAATTTCACTCCAGTTTTTTTCTACAATACTGCAATTTTCTACAGTACTACAATATCCTTCTTGTGAGTTGTCAGGCTGTTTTTCTTCATGGTTAGGTCTGCATTTGTACCAGTCTGGAATTTCAACAGAGATAATCAGCTTATAGCCTAGTAGCCTACATGGTGTTGCATTTCAGTACCACCTAAGGGACAGCTGGGCATTGAGCCCTGTTGTGCAAGGGGATGTGTGTATGTGGTCTCTGCCATGTAGTGTCTGAGGGAGCTTGACACTGAATAACAGTTTTGTACTACACCTGTGAATTTTTGGGCACAAGGCATTCTGTAGGCAGAAAGGGTGCTAGAATACTGCAGAACCACTGTGTTCACCTTTGCTTCATTCTTTCCTGGGTGCAGGGTTTCACTGCATCTTGTGTCTCTTTCGTTCTTGTTCTTCCCTTCCCACTTGTAATTGATGCCTAgtgcctctgcccctgcagaaaaagaagactACAACCATTGCAGTGGAGGTGAAGAAGTCCCAGCACAAGTATGTCATCGGCCCTAAGGGGAATTCCCTGCAGGAGATCTTGGAGAAAACTGGAGTCTCTGTCGAGATCCCACCCACTGACAGTAGCTCGGAGACGGTGATACTGCGAGGCGAGCCTGAGAAGCTTGGGCAAGCACTGACTGAAGTCTATGCAAAGGTACATACAGGATGGGTTAGGCCTTCTTTGAAAGTCCCTTAAACATATATCCACGAGCAGTGGGGGTAGGGTGGGGGTGGTGTCTGTGTGGTGTTTGTCTCTAAGCTGTGAGAGGAGCAGCTTAGAAGTCAATACCGCAGGTGCAGCATGAGAATTGAAACTGAATTTTTGTGAAGACCTCTTCCAGTCTGCCCACCAAACagcttctttgtttttctgtctctcagGCCAACAGTTTTACCGTCTCCTCGGTCTCTGCCCCCTCTTGGCTTCATCGTTTCATTATTGGAAAGAAAGGACAAAACCTGGCCAAAATAACTCAGCAGATGCCAAAGGTATGGATGAGCTGGCTGGCTTGGCACCCTGGATGTGGAATATGGTTTAGTCCAGATCACTTTCtatagaaaagggaaatatattttagtatggtgtggtttaaccccagctggtaactcagtaccatgcagctgcttgctcactctccTCTTCCCGCctccctgggtgggatgagcaggagaatcagaagaatgcaAAACctgcaggttgagataagaacagtttaataattgaagtataatatactactactaataagGGGAATAATGAGAGATATAAaactaaaggagaaaaaaatccaaacaaaccctcaacaaacaaacaaaaaccccaccacaccAAAAGCCCAGTAAACACAGgtgatgcacagtacagttgctcaccacctgctgacccaTAGCTAGCCCAAGCAGCGATTGGCCCCTTCCAGGTAagtccccccagtttatatgctgagcatgatgtgctgtggtatggactatccctttgactagtttggttcaagtgtcctgtctctgctcccttctggcttcttgtgtccctGCTCACTTGCGAAGCACAGGACTGAAAGTCCTTGACAAAGGTAAGTACTACAGAGCAACAGCTGAAATatcagtgtgttaccagcattattctcagactaaagccaaaacacagccctgcaccagctactggaagaaaattaactctatcccagctaaATCCAAGACACATGGGTAAAGTCAGGGAGGAAGTGACACAGATGTCAAGGAGAACCCTCTCTTTTACTGCTGCAAACACTCCTCATCCTTTGTTATTCTCATGGGTTGAGCCCTTCAAAGGAAGCTTTATCTGGTACTATTCTGAGAATTGATGTAGTAGGATGCCTGCAAATGGTGACTTCTGCAAGTTAGATGATACTAGAGAAATGCTAGGTGATAAGTTCTGCAAAGCCCTTGCAGACTCCAGGACAGAACAAAGCCTTGGTCTCTAGACACTGTGATATGGCCAGAATTTTAAGTTACCTGTTTCTGAAACCATGAGAACGATCTGTGTACTctgtgggaaggaaaacatCTCTTGATAACAGGGGTTGGTGGTATAGGCCTCACTAACAGCATGACCTGGCTTGTATCATGTATCTTACTGGATTTATTGCCTTGCCTCTCAAGGTTCACATCGAATTCACTGAAGGAGAGGATAAAATCACTTTGGAAGGACCTACAGAAGATGTGAATGTGGCTCAGGAGCAGATTGAAGTCATGGTCAAGGATCTGGTAAGTTCTGGTACATAAATAGAAAATGGGGGAAGAAGGGGCAACAGAGCAGAGATGATGATGTGTTTGTCATGTTCCTATGATGTCTTGGCATGCTTAACAACTTGCAGAAGACAAGTTTTGTGGCAGATGGATGAAACCCTTCGTTATGAAGCTCACCCATAGCATCCTTAAAAAAATTAGCTTCAGGTCTTATATGTTTCGATGCAGAGAAGGAAGGATTCTCTTTTCAGTCATAGCTGGAGAGCCATTTaagttcctttttaatttttcacaaCATGGTGCTCTCAGCTCAAACCAGAGAAGTGCTACTGCTCTCCTTAATAGCAGGAGGAGTGTTTGTAGCTGGCTACTGCAGAGTCAGTGCCAGCACTGGCAGTAGGCTATTACTTAGGGTGTAAGACAGAAGTGGTGGCCTGCCCTACCTAAACTCTATACTTTCTTTATAGATCAACCGGATGGATTATGCAGAAATCAACGTTGACCACAAATTCCATCGACACCTCATTGGCAAGAATGGAGCTAACAGTAAGTGGGGTGCCTTTCTAATCCTTCCTATGCTTGGACTCTCTGTATTTAGTCCAGCATATAAGGGGCTGTGTAGCTCATCTGGTGTGCTGTCTTCATCacatttcctctgcttttctgggGTGGTGTTGGCACAAGAAGGTAAATGGGTGGTGAAGCCTTGGGATGGCTTTAATGTGTGAAGATGTCTTGGGAGGTTGAACAGTGGTGGGATTACTTTGTCTTGGCGAAAATACATTGTTGGAGATGAGGTTGGAGAATTGCCTGGTTTTGAAGTTGCTCTGTGTGTATTATATTTTAGCAGCTGATTAGGAGTGGTAGAAATCTGTTTAGTAAGTTTCTCCcaaaaaataatttgagatTATAAATGAACGATCATGTTCTGATCTAGATGCGGAAGAGACAGATGCCTCCCTCTGGCATGCGAACAGTTTACTCTGTAGATGACACAGTATTTATTTGTCCAGGTTCTTGTGTGGCAGATATCTGCTCTTGCTGAACTCTCGTGCTATCTCAGAGGCtgatttactttttaaacagtCTCTAGGCATTGATAAGCAAGATGCCTTGCTTCCAAGTCTTGCCCTAGCAGACTGTGTCACCACAGTCTTTGCCTTGAAAGTTAACAGGATTAAGGACCTCTACAAGGTGTCTGTGCGCATTCCACCGGACAATGAGAAGAGCAACCTGATCAGAATTGAAGGAGACCCACAGGGGGTCCAACAGGCCAAGAAAGAGCTGCTGGAACTCGCTTCCCGTATGGTGAGTAGGATGTGATGCTTGGGAAGCCACAGGGTTTAGGCTTTTATGTTCCCTTGGAACCTTCAGGGCCTTCTGTGTGCCCCTTGCCCACCAAGCACTTGGATGTCGTGACAAGTGTGAATTTGTCTTCATGGAGATTGCCCTCTATTCCCTTGCATACCACTTTATGCAAGCAGCAAACTGGGAATTAAGTCTGCGGCTCTCCTGCTGAACACTCAGTGTAAGCTCTGTTTTCATCAGGAAAATGAACGCACCAAGGACCTAATCATTGAACAGAAATTTCACCGGACCATTATTGGGCAGAAGGGTGAGCGGATCCGGGAAATCCGGGAGAAATTCCCAGAGGTAAGGCTTTCTAGGAGTTGAGGAATCCTGAGGATTCCAGTAGCTATCCAGTAGATATATCCTACTTGGGCAGTAGACACATTGTCTCCCAATTCATAAATTTATTGGCTCTATATGTAATATGTAGGAGAAGATAGTTCTTTTGGCCAGAGGCTGCTAACATGGGTACCCTTTCCGAATGGGAAAGCGGATGTGTAGAATCTTTCTGACACTTTGCGTTTGTCTGACACAGCAGTTCTTTCATTTGCTTGAGCTGACTGTAAACGATGGCCTCCTGCAGGTTATTATCAACTTCCCAGACCCTGCGCACAAGAGTGACATTGTCCAACTTAGAGGTCCCAAAAATGAGGTGGAGAAGTGCACCAAGTACATGCAGAAGATGGTGGCAGACCTGGTAAGGAGGTCATCTGTCTGCTGTTCTCTCCTACATGCCTGGATAACCCTGCATAGGGCAGAGCTGTACTGGCTTGGCTAGGGCTGAAACATCTCAAGATGAGGAAGCTGTGAACTCTCTTCTGGCTGACTGGGGTTAGGGGAATAGTATTTGTTATTTAACGGCTATAGGGGAAGGTACTTGCCTTTGCTTATTCTTGCAAGTATGTCTTACAGAGAACTTTCTTGGGTCTAAGTCTATTGTCAAAAGCTTGTTCATCAAGCTCCTGGGCTGGAGCATCACCATGACAGTGTAATCTTTggttcttccttcctttccctcttaggttgaaaacagtttttctatttctgtccCCATCTTCAAACAATTCCACAAGAACATCATAGGGAAAGGAGGTGCTAACATAAAGAAGGTGAGATAACTTCCTTAATCACCAGTGCTCATTATGGTCACTGCCGGCAGCTAAATCCCGCTTGCTGTTCTCTCCTGCTCATTGGTGATGGCAGATATAGTCTCCTTTTTTTTGACATTAGACATcgctgagattttttttcctttgtggcaGATCCGTGAAGAAAGCAACACCAAAATCGATCTCCCGGCAGAGAACAGCAACTCGGAGACAATTGTTATCACAGGCAAGAGAGCAAACTGTGAGGCTGCTCGCCACAGGATTCTTGCCATCCAGAAGGAGCTGGTAAGTGAAATGACTGGCCTGTCATGTATGAGGGACTTGAAAATGTTGCTAGAAGACATAAACACAGAAGTGCTGGTAGtgggggagggcagggaggagacaAATGTGAGTGTCAGTCATCTTGACTCGAACCTAAGTTTGTGACTGCTCAAGTGTCAAGAGTAGCCTGTCTCAAACCCCTCTGATCAGGCATtttttacacacagctctacaAAGCTCCTGGGAGTTAAAGGGTAAGCCAGGTGGGTTCAAACtcatttctgcagcttgtctAGAAGCCTGGTACTGTCCTCTCTTAGGCCAACATCACAGAGGTGGAGGTGTCTATTCCTTCCAAACTGCACAATTCCCTTATTGGAGCCAAAGGCCGTTTCATCCGCTCCATCATGGAGGAGTGTGGTGGAGTCCACATCCACTTCCCCACCGAGGGCTctggcagtgacactgtgaccATCAGGGGCCCAGCCCAGGATGTGGAGAAAGCcaagaagcagctgctgcaccTGGCGGAGGAAAAGGTGAGCCTTGTCTCATAAGGGAAGGAACACGTTGGTTTGGCTAGGTGTTTCTTTTTGGGGGGTTGAAATGATCCCCTCTGCCTGGTAGGAAGCTTCTGGCATCAGACAGCCTAATCCTCTTTTGAGGGATTTGAGTACAATTTAGATGATTAAAGGAAAACCATGCTTCCATAGTTGTGGCAGTGAGTTCTTCCCCCATTTGTGGAACTGGCTGTAATGCTTCTCTGCCAAGGCTGGGGCATACACAAAAGGTTAAGGCTCACTGCTCCTGTGGTTTGATTGCTGTTGGGTATCCACACTTCTTCAAAACAGCTTACTCTGTGTATctcctttacttttttttgaTCTCTAAATTCCAGCTCAAGTTCTTCCATTTTACTGCATATATCCAGGTTTGTGGCTGGCTGACTGGTCATTTTAATAGCAAGAAAGCCTTTCTAACACGAGCATATGAACATGTCCTCCTGATTAGTTGGTTGCCCCTGCTGTCTGGCTTGCAGCAGTCAGCTGGCAAATGGTTATGCTGACTTGTGTGTCAAATCCTTCTGCTAGGGAAGTCTTTTCTGCTCGTTTTCTCACCAGTTGTGCTGTGTGCAGAGTTAGTTTTTCAGCTGATTAATAACACTACCTGACAACATCTTTCAGGTAGTGTTATTACTTTAAGACATTGTGTATCTTTTTGACTTGGACAGCACGCTGCATCTGCCTTGCTCTTACAACACGCTGTTAGTGGCTGCAGGTAACATAAGTACATGCATACTGTTGATGCTGATGTGTATTTTCGCTACATTGTCATGTTCCATGGATATGTGACTCCTTTCAGCAAACAAAGAGTTACACCGTGGACCTTCGTGCAAAGCCAGAGTACCATAAATTCCTTATTGGTAAGGGAGGTGGCAACATCCGTAAGGTGCGTGACAACACTGGGGCCCGCATCATCTTCCCAACCTCTGAGGACAAAGATCAGGAGCTGATTACTATCATGGGAACTGAGGAGGCTGTCAAAGAGGCGCAGAAGGAGTTGGAGGCCCTCATCAAGAACCTGGTATTATAAACTactacttctgttttcttgcctGTCACTGTAGCAAGATGTAACAAGCTAGTGTGGAGGTGCTCCTTCTCCTAAAACATCTGCTGCCCTTTATGGGAACTCAGGAGCATTCTGCTTGCTGTTACTTGTTGGGGATGAGGTTGTAAACTGATTGCTGTGGAGTGCAGCAAACTTGTGATTATCACCAGGGCAGACAGGGTTGACTGGCTGTCATCTGTTGGCAGGATAATGTGGTTGAAGACTCCATGGTGGTTGACCCCAAGCACCACCGCCACTTTGTCATCCGGAGAGGGCAGGTTCTGCGTGAGATTGCTGATGAGTATGGTGGTGTGATGGTCAGCTTCCCGCGCTCCGGCACCCAAAGCGACAAAGTCACCCTCAAGGGAGCCAAGGACTGTGTGGAGGCAGCCAAGAAACGCATCCAGGAGATCATCGAGGACCTGGTATGTCACaggaaaactgtttcttttttaatttgttcttggTTTTTAGGAGTAGAAATAGGAGACCCTTTCTTGGGGTACTTCTAGACATTAAAAGATAGGAgacttcttgtgcctctccatGCCTGGCCCTGGGCAGTGATTGCTCTCTGGGGTTTCCCGTGGTGTTGGTATAGGCTTTTGGAAGTGGACAACTGTCAGacctgttctttttccttctttccttcatctttttcctttcttctaatGCTTCTTCCCCTTCAGGGTAATAGAGACCTTGAGCTTCGGTCCTGGAAGCCCTTAACATCATGGGTTGAAGACAGCCTTCATTAAGAAACCCTCTGTTAACTTCTCTGAGAGAGGACAGATTCTAGgaaactttcattttttcccctgtcagcagctatttccttttctgacttctCTCTATGTGTGTTATGGATTTCGCCATGCACCAGCATCCTGTTTTCTGGTGTGAAAGAGGCGGCATTGCAATAGAGCAACTCTACTTTCTCACAGGAAGCCCAAGTGACAATCGAATGCACCATCCCACAGAAGTTCCACCGCTCCATTATGGGCCCCAAAGGATCCCGAATCCAGCAGATCACCCGGGACTATGCTGTCCAGATCAAATTCCCTGACAGGGAGGAGAACCCAGGTATACCCGTGGACACATGTTTGCATGGTAGCTGGTGTGTGATCACATGAATGCAGTGCCTACACTCTGCATCAGGGAAGGTGTTCTATGTAAAATCTGTGGAGAACTGACCTCAAGGTGTTCCCCATGCTGTCCTTGAATCTGGGTTTAGCACCAACCTTGCCCTTCCGGGAAGAGAGGGTAGTTCTGGGAGGTGAAACTGCAGACCTGAGTGTTCTGAATGTATTctcactgcagagcacagggacctACCCCAACAAAAAGGGCTCTACAGGCTTACCAAGGTCTCTCTGAGCTCATGCCCTCATTGCTGGATATACTGAacttcagcagagctgaggCCTGTTGAATGCTCTGGCCTAACACCAGCCATCCTGCTGCAACATCCAGTGCTGTGCTGGTGAACTTCCTTGTTGGGGAAGAAACTGCCAGCGTTACTTGTTGCTTCTGTTAATGTAGGAGTGCAGCTTCTGCTTCCGTAGTGCAACTGCAGGTCCTTTCTGTGCAGGCAAAAGCAGTATCAATGCTGCACAGAGGTGTGAAGCAGACTGTCTCAGTGAATGTTCTTGTTCTGCTCATTCCAGGCTAAGGCATGGCGAGCTGCCTGTGCTAGGAGTGACCTGCTCCATAGTAGTCTATAGTGTCAGACCTCTGGTGGCAAAGCCCAGTCAGGGCCAGAGGATCTAGAGGGGGAGATAATGAGCAAAGAGGAGTCTCTGTGCGTTTAATGTGAGACTTTCCATGTTTCCAGCCCCAGTTGCAGAGCCACCCGTGCAGGAGAATGGTGAGGAAGGTGGGGAAGGCAAGGATGGGAAGGATGCAGATCCCAGCTCTCCAAAGAAGTGCGATATCATCATCATCTCTGGCCGCAGGGAAAAGTGCGAGGCAGCAAAGGAGGCGCTGCAGGTAAGTGGCTTTCAAAGCCTCTTAGCCCTGTGGTGTATTGATGTCTTGATGCAAGAAGCTCACTGCAGGATTTAGTGGTGGTAATAAAAATGACACAGTCACAGTTGCATTCCAGGCGGTCACTGATGCTGACTGCAGAGGTGGTCTGTACTGCACAAGGGAAGTTCTCTGCTTTGTGATTTAGCCTGGCAGCTTGAATCAGTGTGCCTAACCTCACAGTTGCTAGAGCTTGTAGGCAGTCCTGCTTTTTATATGCCATAAAAGCGTGACAGACTTGTTTTATGgagcacagctggaaaaaagaGTCTGAGACTGAATCATTCTAGCTTTAGCAGACCTAGCCATGCTGCTTTAGTGATGATTTCAAAGTCTGTGCTAGATGGAAGCCAAGGATATGAAAACAGCCTGTCCCCAGAGGCAGGGTTTAAGATTGCTTGTttggaaaaaatgcttttaacacCCAACAGGTCATGTTGGTGTTTGcagcttttctctcttcctgtaaAGTTTGTATCCTTACTACAAGGGAATATAACTCAGTGCAGCAACTCATTCTTCTGAGCAAGTATGTGGCAAGCTGAAAGACAGGAGAAGTATTTCAGCTGGTAAACCGTGCTCCAatccctgcaggctctggttCCTGTCACCATTGAGGTGGAGGTTCCCTTTGATCTTCACCGTTACATCATTGGCCAGAAGGGAACTGGGATCCGCAAAATGATGGATGAGTTTGAAGTAAGTTGTTACCGTCCTTTGATCTCCTCTGTCCTGAAGAACCTGCAAGTGACCATGTTTGAGGTGGTGGCAGTCATACTCAGGACCATTGTGGCTTGACCATGGAATACAGGCTCTGTAATAAGAAAATGAGACCTGTGTGATTTAGTCACTGGCTCTAGAGCTCAGTAGATTTTGTGCTGAAGCTGTACGATTAGTGTTAATGCCATGAGTGCCACATAACTTGTTTGGTGCCTACAGGGATTTCTTGCCAGTGTGACAGTTGTTTTCCTCCTAAGCCATAGGAAACAGCTCtgccatgcttgcccatttggGAAAATTCCCCATAAGCCCACAGGGACTCTTGGGGCTGATGCAGATTGGCTGTAGACAGCCCTATTGAACATGTATTTGTTTCCTAGCCTCTCCAGGCTGGCACAGGCACTGCTAAGGGCTGAAGCCCTAGAGCAAAGCAGTCTGGTAATGGCTGAAGAAACAGTGTTCTATTCAAAGACCATCTAGATGCAGTACCAGACAACTGCATGAGACGAGTGGTTAGTTCAGATGacttccagaggtcccttccaacctcaacattctatgattctgtggtttagGCTGTCTGGGTGTGAGCTGGTCTCAGTGATACCAACCTGCAGTGACAGGCATCACAAGTGATACAAAATGATAATTGCTTCTTGTTACTCAGGTGAACATCCAGGTCCCTGCTCCTGAGCTGCAGTCGGATATCATCACCATCACTGGGCTATCCACCAACCTGGACCGTGCCAAGGCAGGGCTGCTGGAAAGAGTGAAAGagcttcaggctgaacaagagGATCGGGTAAGGCCTGTGTCTGTCCTGTCAGGTGAAGGCCTCGTCTTTTCAGAGTACCCTTaggtgctctgtgtgtgtggagtGCTCATCAGTGTGTTACCCAAATGTAACTCACTTTACATGAACTGACAGGAGAGTTCTCAGATTTTACTTTGGGT from Lathamus discolor isolate bLatDis1 chromosome 3, bLatDis1.hap1, whole genome shotgun sequence encodes the following:
- the HDLBP gene encoding vigilin, whose protein sequence is MSSVAVLTQESFAEHRSGLAQQQVKVTALNSEEENDPPTYKEAFPPLPEKAPCLEAAQEPAGPWSKIRPIKASVITQVFHVPLEERKYKDMNQFGEGEQAKICLDIMQKTGAHLELSLAKDQGLSIMVSGKLEAVMKARKEIVARLQTQASATVAIPKEHHRFVIGKNGEKLQDLELKTATKIQIPRPDDPSNQIKITGTKEGIEKARHEILLISAEQDKRAVERLDVEKVYHPFIAGPYNKLVSELMQDTGTRINIPPPSVNKTEIVFTGEKEQLAQAVARVKKIYEEKKKKTTTIAVEVKKSQHKYVIGPKGNSLQEILEKTGVSVEIPPTDSSSETVILRGEPEKLGQALTEVYAKANSFTVSSVSAPSWLHRFIIGKKGQNLAKITQQMPKVHIEFTEGEDKITLEGPTEDVNVAQEQIEVMVKDLINRMDYAEINVDHKFHRHLIGKNGANINRIKDLYKVSVRIPPDNEKSNLIRIEGDPQGVQQAKKELLELASRMENERTKDLIIEQKFHRTIIGQKGERIREIREKFPEVIINFPDPAHKSDIVQLRGPKNEVEKCTKYMQKMVADLVENSFSISVPIFKQFHKNIIGKGGANIKKIREESNTKIDLPAENSNSETIVITGKRANCEAARHRILAIQKELANITEVEVSIPSKLHNSLIGAKGRFIRSIMEECGGVHIHFPTEGSGSDTVTIRGPAQDVEKAKKQLLHLAEEKQTKSYTVDLRAKPEYHKFLIGKGGGNIRKVRDNTGARIIFPTSEDKDQELITIMGTEEAVKEAQKELEALIKNLDNVVEDSMVVDPKHHRHFVIRRGQVLREIADEYGGVMVSFPRSGTQSDKVTLKGAKDCVEAAKKRIQEIIEDLEAQVTIECTIPQKFHRSIMGPKGSRIQQITRDYAVQIKFPDREENPAPVAEPPVQENGEEGGEGKDGKDADPSSPKKCDIIIISGRREKCEAAKEALQALVPVTIEVEVPFDLHRYIIGQKGTGIRKMMDEFEVNIQVPAPELQSDIITITGLSTNLDRAKAGLLERVKELQAEQEDRALRSFKLTVTVDPKYHPKIIGRKGAVITQIRTEHEVNIQFPDKDDESQAQDQITITGYEKNAEAARDAIMKIVGELEQMVSEDVTLDHRVHARIIGARGKAIRKIMDEFKVDIRFPQSGAPDPNCVTVTGLPENVEEAIDHILNLEEEYLADVVDNEAMQVYMKPSSHEESKTPSKGFVVRDAPWATVNNEKAPDMSSSEDFPSFGAQVAPKTLPWGPKR